A window from Candidatus Arthromitus sp. SFB-rat-Yit encodes these proteins:
- the dnaK gene encoding molecular chaperone DnaK: MGKVIGIDLGTTNSCVAVMEGGEPVVIPNSEGGRTTPSVVSFQNGGERLVGQVAKRQAITNPDKTIISIKRHMGTDYKVDIDGKKYSPQEISSMILQKIKLDAEAYLGEKVTQAVITVPAYFNDSQRQATKDAGKIAGLEVLRIINEPTAASLAYGIDKTSTQEKILVYDLGGGTFDVSILELGDGVFEVLATNGDTFLGGDDFDQKIMDFIAEDFKSNNGIDLRNDKMALQRLKEAAEKAKIELSSSQQTNINLPFITADSSGPKHIDLQLSRSKFNEITLDLVNRTLEPMKKALQDAGLQISDINKVVLVGGSTRIPAIQDAVKNFTGKEPSKGVNPDECVAVGAAIQGGILAGDYENSNLLLLDVTPLSLGIETLGGVSTVIIERNTTIPITKSQVFSTAADNQTSVEIHIVQGERQMAADNKTLGRFTLAGIPPAPRGVPQIEVTYDIDANGIVKVSAMDKASGKKADITITATTNLSDDEIDKAVKEAEKYAEEDKKRKESIEVRNNAESSVYQIENSLKELSEKISDEEKTDIESKLNLLKDALKGEDLELIKKNQEELTQAFYALSSKMYQQDPNAAGTENSENQQTYEAKDYKVEDNN; this comes from the coding sequence ATGGGAAAGGTTATAGGTATTGATTTAGGAACAACTAATTCATGTGTTGCCGTAATGGAAGGTGGAGAACCAGTTGTAATTCCTAACTCTGAAGGAGGTAGAACTACACCATCAGTAGTTTCATTTCAAAATGGAGGAGAAAGATTAGTAGGTCAGGTTGCTAAACGACAAGCAATTACAAATCCTGATAAAACAATTATATCTATTAAAAGGCATATGGGGACAGATTATAAAGTTGATATAGATGGTAAGAAATATTCACCACAGGAAATATCTTCAATGATTCTCCAAAAAATTAAATTAGATGCTGAAGCATATTTAGGTGAAAAAGTTACTCAAGCAGTTATAACGGTTCCAGCTTATTTTAATGATAGTCAAAGACAGGCAACAAAGGATGCTGGTAAAATAGCTGGTTTAGAAGTGTTGCGTATTATAAATGAACCAACTGCAGCTTCTCTTGCTTATGGTATTGATAAAACTTCAACTCAAGAAAAAATATTGGTATATGATTTAGGTGGAGGTACATTTGATGTATCTATATTAGAGTTAGGTGATGGAGTATTCGAAGTCCTTGCAACTAATGGAGATACATTTTTAGGTGGTGATGATTTCGACCAAAAAATAATGGATTTTATAGCAGAAGATTTTAAGTCTAATAATGGTATAGATCTAAGAAATGATAAAATGGCACTTCAAAGATTAAAAGAGGCTGCTGAAAAAGCAAAGATTGAGCTTTCATCTTCGCAACAAACTAATATAAATTTACCATTTATAACAGCTGATTCTTCAGGACCTAAACATATTGATTTACAATTATCAAGATCTAAATTTAATGAAATAACTTTAGATCTTGTAAATAGAACTTTAGAGCCAATGAAGAAAGCATTACAAGATGCTGGATTACAAATTAGTGATATAAATAAGGTTGTTTTAGTTGGAGGATCTACTAGAATTCCAGCTATACAAGATGCCGTAAAAAATTTTACAGGTAAAGAACCGTCAAAAGGGGTTAATCCTGACGAATGTGTAGCTGTTGGAGCAGCTATACAAGGGGGAATATTAGCTGGTGATTATGAGAATTCTAATTTGTTATTATTAGATGTTACACCTCTTAGTTTGGGAATTGAGACTTTAGGAGGAGTGTCTACAGTTATTATTGAAAGGAATACTACGATACCTATAACAAAGAGTCAGGTTTTCTCTACTGCTGCAGATAATCAAACATCAGTTGAAATACACATTGTTCAAGGTGAAAGACAGATGGCTGCAGATAATAAAACCTTAGGAAGGTTTACTCTAGCTGGAATACCACCAGCACCAAGAGGGGTTCCACAAATAGAAGTTACTTATGATATTGATGCAAATGGTATCGTTAAAGTAAGTGCTATGGATAAAGCGTCAGGTAAGAAAGCAGATATAACAATAACTGCTACTACTAACTTAAGTGATGATGAAATTGATAAAGCAGTTAAAGAAGCAGAAAAGTATGCTGAAGAAGATAAAAAACGTAAGGAATCAATAGAAGTTAGGAATAACGCTGAAAGTTCTGTTTATCAGATTGAAAATTCATTAAAAGAATTAAGTGAAAAAATAAGCGATGAAGAAAAGACAGATATAGAATCAAAATTAAATTTATTGAAAGATGCTTTAAAAGGCGAAGATTTAGAATTGATTAAAAAGAATCAGGAAGAATTAACTCAGGCATTTTATGCGTTATCAAGTAAAATGTATCAGCAAGATCCAAATGCTGCAGGAACAGAAAATTCTGAAAATCAACAAACATATGAAGCTAAAGACTATAAGGTAGAAGATAATAATTAA
- the hrcA gene encoding heat-inducible transcriptional repressor HrcA: MNERKTKILYSIIQDFICTGEPVGSRTLLKKYDLGISSATIRNEMSDLEELGFLEQVHVSSGRKPSNKGYRLYVDKLMKPKKITNEEKKYIEDNLLNLDLFDLENVLKSKLSLISRLTNLACVLKIPPVIENSIKSIEFIKINTYNLLTVIITNEGIIKSNIIKLNRPMDYETITLINKIINDHCISYKFEDIDFELVYESIKCLNLDRNIFDQLRMILHNLFMHDTEASYYFEGIDNVLSYPEFNSIDKVKDLVFFFNNINRFNDLLSCDCIDNIQIKIGEENSVEEAKNYSVVLGNCVRNGKILGTIGIIGLTRMDYAKIVTITKFLIDFINRNID; the protein is encoded by the coding sequence ATGAATGAGAGAAAAACCAAAATACTATATTCGATAATCCAGGATTTTATATGTACAGGTGAGCCAGTAGGATCCAGAACGTTACTAAAGAAATACGATTTAGGAATAAGTTCAGCAACAATTAGAAATGAAATGTCTGACTTAGAAGAATTGGGATTTTTAGAACAAGTTCATGTTTCTTCTGGTAGGAAACCATCAAATAAAGGATATAGATTATATGTAGATAAATTAATGAAACCCAAAAAAATTACCAATGAGGAAAAAAAGTATATTGAAGATAATTTATTAAATTTAGATTTATTTGATCTTGAAAATGTTTTAAAATCTAAATTATCTCTCATTTCTAGATTGACAAATTTGGCTTGTGTATTAAAAATACCACCAGTAATTGAAAATTCTATAAAATCAATTGAATTTATAAAAATAAATACCTACAATTTATTGACTGTTATTATAACCAATGAAGGTATTATAAAAAGTAATATCATTAAATTAAATAGACCTATGGATTATGAAACTATTACTTTGATTAATAAAATAATTAATGATCATTGTATTTCGTATAAATTTGAAGATATTGATTTTGAATTGGTGTATGAGTCTATAAAATGTCTGAATTTAGATAGAAATATATTCGATCAATTAAGAATGATTTTACACAATTTATTTATGCATGATACAGAGGCAAGTTATTATTTTGAAGGTATTGACAATGTTTTAAGTTATCCAGAATTTAATAGTATTGATAAAGTTAAGGATTTAGTGTTTTTTTTCAATAATATTAATAGATTTAATGATTTACTTAGCTGTGATTGTATTGATAATATTCAGATTAAGATTGGAGAAGAAAATAGTGTAGAAGAGGCTAAAAATTATAGTGTTGTTTTAGGTAATTGTGTAAGGAATGGGAAAATATTAGGAACTATAGGCATAATAGGACTTACCAGAATGGATTATGCTAAGATAGTGACAATAACTAAATTTTTAATAGATTTTATAAATAGGAATATTGATTAA
- the grpE gene encoding nucleotide exchange factor GrpE, which translates to MEVLLNMTDENNVTSEENVEEKNVEEDLKQNLEDESQNNIVDKIQELEKENEELKSQIDSLKDKMLRISAEYDNFRKRSVREKSEIYNNSCADVIFEVLPILDNLERANSSSYDMDSFKQGISMVIKLFNNVLDKMNVKEISCESGFDPNIHEAVIHVNDENLEKNTIVEVLQKGYMINDKIIRHSMVKVAN; encoded by the coding sequence ATGGAGGTGTTATTAAACATGACGGATGAAAATAATGTAACTTCTGAAGAAAATGTAGAAGAAAAGAATGTAGAAGAAGATTTAAAACAAAATTTAGAGGACGAATCTCAGAACAATATTGTAGATAAAATTCAAGAATTAGAAAAAGAAAATGAAGAGTTGAAATCACAGATAGATTCTTTAAAAGATAAGATGTTGAGAATTAGTGCAGAGTATGATAATTTTAGAAAGAGAAGTGTAAGAGAAAAGAGTGAAATATATAATAATTCTTGTGCAGATGTAATATTTGAGGTTTTACCTATATTAGATAATTTGGAAAGAGCCAATTCTTCCAGTTATGATATGGATTCATTTAAACAAGGAATTAGTATGGTAATTAAATTATTTAACAATGTTTTAGATAAGATGAATGTTAAAGAAATAAGTTGTGAATCTGGATTTGATCCAAATATTCATGAAGCTGTGATTCATGTAAATGATGAAAATTTAGAAAAAAATACTATAGTAGAAGTATTGCAAAAAGGATATATGATAAATGATAAAATTATAAGACATAGTATGGTTAAAGTTGCCAATTAA